The DNA region AGCCGCGCGTTTTGGCTTGGAATTGCAGACCGAATTTCTCGGCAAACATTCGCCCAGTTTAATGAACGATAGTGTGCGAAGCGCATTTGCGTATGCGTGTGATGACTTGGGCTTGTCTCACATGTCTCTGCCTTCGGGTGCGGGACATGATGCCCAATCACTCGCGGATCTGTGTCCTGTCGGGATGATCTTTGTCCCATCAGTGGATGGTGCCAGTCATTCGCCGCGTGAGTTCACGAAATGGGAAGATTGTGTCAACGGTGTGAATGTGCTTTTGCAGGCGGCTCTGCGGTTGGGGAGCGGGTAAAATAAGTCACAGATAAACACGGATGGACGCAGATTAAAAAAACATACTTTTATCTGCATTCATCTGTGGTTAAAACAAGGTTGCCCATGAAAAACTTCGACCCGAAATATAACGATATTCCCAAGACTGAGATCCACTGTCATCTTGAAGGCGCGATCCGCACGCAGACCATCATTGACGTTGCGCGCGAATACAACATTTCACTGCCCGCCTATGAAGTGGACGAACTGGATAAACACGTCAAAGTCCTTGACCAGATGCGCGATCTGCAAGCCGTGTTGGAAGCGTTCGATATTTTCCAGCGCAGTATCACGTCGCCAGCCGTGTTCGAACGCATAGCCTGGGAATTGTTCGAAGATTGCGCGAAGCAGAACATCAGACTCTTTGAGGTGCGCTTCTCGCCCGATTGGGCGTTTCACGGACATGACCTGAATTGGGATGCCTGCCTCGAAGGTCTGCTCCGCGCGCAGGAACGGGCGGAAAAAGAATTCGACATGGCGATCGGCATCATTGCCATCACCTCCCGCAGTATGGGCGCGGACTCGTGTGTCAAAACTGTGGATTGGGCGATCCGCCACCGCAACCACATCCAAGCCGTTGACCTTGCCGATGGCGAGATGATCTACCCGATGCAGGATTTTATCAAGCCGATTCTGAAGGCGAAGGATGCAGGCTTGAAAGTAACCATCCATTCGGGGGAGGATACGCCTGCTTCGTATGTCATTGAAACCGTTGAAAATTTCAAGCCAGACCGCATTGGGCACGGAATTCACAGCATCGAAGATATGCGGGCGGTGGACATGCTCATCGAGCGGGGGGTCACGCTGGAGGTGAATCCCTGGTCGAATTACCTGACCAACTCCGTCCCGACGATCGAGGCGCATCCGCTCAAGAAGTTGTACGACCTCGGCGTGCGCGTCACCATCAATTCAGACGATCCCGAAGTGCTCGAAACGAACGTCAACAACGAATACCGCATTGCGCACGAAGTTCTCGGCATGAGCATGAAAGAGATTGGGGAATGCAACCGGGTTGCTTTTGATGCTTCGTTCATTGACGCGGCGAAAAGACAGCGGATCTGGGATAAATATTTTGTTAATTCCACCCCAAATTCAAATTGACCGATTCGCACCCCATAGGGTAAAATAATGCGCCTGTTAACCAGCCTACCTATCCCGTCGGGGATTGTGTAATCATCTTTTCAGTAATAAAGGAAGAAACGAAGAATGACCAAGCGAACATACCAACCCAAGATCCGCCGCCGCGTGCGTGTGCATGGATTCCGCAAACGCATGTCCACGGCTGACGGGCGCGCCGTGCTCAAGCGCCGCCGTCTTAAAGGACGCCATAAACTTGCGGTCCGAGCCAACGAACACGTCAAGCGGGTTCGCTGGTAGGTCTCCTCGCGTTTTGACGCGGAGATCTCCGAGAGACGCGGGTGCAGAGACGATTTCGACTGTCCCGATCCGAAGACTTCAAGCGGGTGCGGCGAACTGGCAAGTCCTATGCCCATCCGCTTGTTGTGTTAGTAGCGCAAGCCAGTGACGCCAATTCCCGAGTCCGTGTGGGTGTTGCCGCCGGCAAGACGACAGGGACAGCCGTCCATCGCAACCGTGCCAAGCGACTCTTGCGCGAAGCGATGCGTCCGCTGATACCGTCTGTCGCCTCAGGCTGGGACCTGATCCTGATTGCCCGACCCGCGCTTGTATCCGCATCCCTCGAAGATACCCGCTCCGCGCTGACCAGCCTTTTGCGGCGTGCCAGCCTGCTCCTCCCTGCGAATGAATCCTGAAACCGAATTCCATCTCCACGATTATTCCCACGAACCGCGTCTTCGCGATGTGCCGCGCACGCTCGGAAATATGCCGCGCATTGCCGTGCTGGGATTGATTCGTTTGTATCAAATGGTGATTTCACCCGGGTTGCCTGCGAATACCTGCCGTTTTTATCCATCCTGCTCTCATTACGGATATCAGGCTGTGTACAAGCATGGCGCGTTAAAGGGATCGTTCATGGCGGTTTGGCGTGTATTGCGCTGCAATCCCTTTAACCCCGGCGGATATGATCCTGTCAAATAATAATTTCATCGCCGCGCGGATTGACCTGCGCGGCGCATCCATGCAGGAGTAGTACAAATTTGAATACAAAAAGATTGCTGTTTTTTTTCCTCCTTGCGCTTGGCGCGCTTGTGCTTAGCGCCTGCGGCACCCAGCCGCTTGCGAACAACTGGCCCGGTCTCGCCGCGGATGATGAACGTGCTTATCTTTCCAGCGGTTCCTTCGTCTATGCGGTGGATGTGACGAACGGCAGGGAAATCTGGCGTTACCCCGCCGAAGCCGACAATAAACTGATCTTCTATGCCACCCCTGTCTTGACAGAAGACGGTCATCTGCTTATCGGCAGCGCCGGCACCTCCCATCCCTTTGTCAGCCTTGACCCTGAAACTGGCAGGGAGAACTGGTCGGAATCGTTCATGGGTGCGAAAGGCGCCTGGGTGGGATCGCCTCTCGTCTTGAACGAAGTGATCTACGCGCCCAATACTGACGGTTTCCTGTATATGCTTGACATGCGCGGACGGCAAATTACCGACCCCATTGAACTGGGCGGCGCGCTGTGGTCTGCCCCGGTCACAGACGGCTCTTTAATCTATGTCACTTCCCTCGATCATCATCTTCATATCATTGACCCGTCGAACCTGTCCTTGTCGGAGCCTCTCAGTCTGGGTGGTGCGGCTCCCGGCAGTCCCGCGGTCGGCGATGGCGGCATCTTTGTCGGTTCGTTTTCGGCGAACATGGAGTTCGTCCAATCCAACGGAAATCGCCAGGTGCTTGCCAATGCGGGCAACTGGATCTGGGGCGCGCCCACACTCGACGGCGAAACCCTCTACTATGCCGACTTGGACGGAAAGATCTACTCGCTCGATCTCGCAACCAACCGCCAGAATTGGGATAACGTCCAGCCGGATGGACCTGTCGTGGCGAGCATGCTCGTGTTGGATGACCAGATCTACGTCGCGACAGAATCGGGGTCCTTCTTCGCCCTGGATCGCAATGGAAGGATCGTCTGGGAAAAGATTCCCGGCGGGCAGATTTACACCGCCCCAGTCCTTTCCGGTGACTTGATCCTCGTCGCGCCGTATCAGGCTGATTTTGCCCTTGCCGCCTATGACGCGGACGGCAGACAAGCCTGGACTTTCAAACCCTAATCAATAAGGAACCCGACCCATGTGGGAATCACTTATCATTCAACCCATGACCAACCTCCTGCTGTTCATTTATGACCTGCTGGGGAGCGGTCCGCACATGTTCGGTCTTGCGATCATCCTGTTCACCATCGTCATCAAACTGATTACCTGGCCCCTCAATGCATCGCAGGTAAAGGGTGCGCAAGCCATGCAGGAACTTCAGAACGACAAGGATTGGCAGGAGATCCAAAAGAAGTATGCCAAGGACCGCGAGAAACTGGCGCAGGAGCAAATGCGCATTTACAAGGAAAAAGGCATCAACCCCTTCGCGTCCTGCCTGCCGACTTTGGTTCAATTTCCCATCATCATCGGCTTGTACCAGAGCATCATCCGTGCACTTTCCGCGACCCCGCTCGACATGCTGAAACTTGCCCGCACCATCTACCCCTTTCAGGATGTCCAAAGCATCATCCCGCTCAACAGCACCTTCCTGTGGATGGACCTCGGACGTCCCGAATCGATCCAGATCCTCGGCTTTGCTCTGCCCACCCTTGCCATCATCGTTGCAGTGACCACCTGGATTCAGACCAAACTGACCATGCCCGCATCCAGCAACCCGAACGACCAGAGCGCGCAAATGTCCAGAATGATGAGCATTTACATGCCGTTCCTCTTGGGCTGGTTTGCGTTGAACTTTGCCTCCGGCATCTCGGTCTATTTCATCATCAGTAATATTTTGGGTGTCGTTCAATACGCCGCAACAGGGCGTGCCAATTGGAACAATCTCCTGCCCGGCCGCCGCACCCCGGCTGCCGCATCCACA from Anaerolineales bacterium includes:
- the rpmH gene encoding 50S ribosomal protein L34 encodes the protein MTKRTYQPKIRRRVRVHGFRKRMSTADGRAVLKRRRLKGRHKLAVRANEHVKRVRW
- the add gene encoding adenosine deaminase, producing the protein MKNFDPKYNDIPKTEIHCHLEGAIRTQTIIDVAREYNISLPAYEVDELDKHVKVLDQMRDLQAVLEAFDIFQRSITSPAVFERIAWELFEDCAKQNIRLFEVRFSPDWAFHGHDLNWDACLEGLLRAQERAEKEFDMAIGIIAITSRSMGADSCVKTVDWAIRHRNHIQAVDLADGEMIYPMQDFIKPILKAKDAGLKVTIHSGEDTPASYVIETVENFKPDRIGHGIHSIEDMRAVDMLIERGVTLEVNPWSNYLTNSVPTIEAHPLKKLYDLGVRVTINSDDPEVLETNVNNEYRIAHEVLGMSMKEIGECNRVAFDASFIDAAKRQRIWDKYFVNSTPNSN
- a CDS encoding PQQ-binding-like beta-propeller repeat protein gives rise to the protein MNTKRLLFFFLLALGALVLSACGTQPLANNWPGLAADDERAYLSSGSFVYAVDVTNGREIWRYPAEADNKLIFYATPVLTEDGHLLIGSAGTSHPFVSLDPETGRENWSESFMGAKGAWVGSPLVLNEVIYAPNTDGFLYMLDMRGRQITDPIELGGALWSAPVTDGSLIYVTSLDHHLHIIDPSNLSLSEPLSLGGAAPGSPAVGDGGIFVGSFSANMEFVQSNGNRQVLANAGNWIWGAPTLDGETLYYADLDGKIYSLDLATNRQNWDNVQPDGPVVASMLVLDDQIYVATESGSFFALDRNGRIVWEKIPGGQIYTAPVLSGDLILVAPYQADFALAAYDADGRQAWTFKP
- the yidD gene encoding membrane protein insertion efficiency factor YidD; translation: MNPETEFHLHDYSHEPRLRDVPRTLGNMPRIAVLGLIRLYQMVISPGLPANTCRFYPSCSHYGYQAVYKHGALKGSFMAVWRVLRCNPFNPGGYDPVK
- a CDS encoding YidC/Oxa1 family membrane protein insertase, yielding MWESLIIQPMTNLLLFIYDLLGSGPHMFGLAIILFTIVIKLITWPLNASQVKGAQAMQELQNDKDWQEIQKKYAKDREKLAQEQMRIYKEKGINPFASCLPTLVQFPIIIGLYQSIIRALSATPLDMLKLARTIYPFQDVQSIIPLNSTFLWMDLGRPESIQILGFALPTLAIIVAVTTWIQTKLTMPASSNPNDQSAQMSRMMSIYMPFLLGWFALNFASGISVYFIISNILGVVQYAATGRANWNNLLPGRRTPAAASTTKKK
- the rnpA gene encoding ribonuclease P protein component → MQRRFRLSRSEDFKRVRRTGKSYAHPLVVLVAQASDANSRVRVGVAAGKTTGTAVHRNRAKRLLREAMRPLIPSVASGWDLILIARPALVSASLEDTRSALTSLLRRASLLLPANES